From a single Pelmatolapia mariae isolate MD_Pm_ZW linkage group LG20, Pm_UMD_F_2, whole genome shotgun sequence genomic region:
- the si:ch211-156j16.1 gene encoding podoplanin isoform X2: MKVQLLLLSALVGLLCAFTSANPITDPTELYSSAVAITEGEATAGVTLVNNPVVTSLPPSEPTTVHVEITTHVFNDHTTVPALTTEARAQVTETEAPNTPTQYTEYTSEETPSSTEQVFSEPQTDDLAETMGPTGTVIPADTEGTAERVGPVGTETTGLIIEEDTEEALSSGQIVGIVVGALLAVAVITAVVIVVLKRMGEYSP; this comes from the exons ATGAAAGTTCAGCTGCTGCTCCTGTCGGCCCTTGTTGGCCTTTTGTGCGCCTTCACAAGTGCAA ATCCAATTACAGACCCTACAGAACTTTATTCTTCAGCTGTGGCCATTACAGAAGGAGAAGCCACAGCTGGTGTTACTCTAGTGAATAATCCTGTTGTCACCAGTCTTCCTCCATCTGAACCAACAACGGTCCATGTCGAAATTACAACACACGTTTTCAATGACCATACGACTGTGCCTGCGCTTACAACCGAAGCTCGAGCCCAAGTCACTGAAACAGAAGCTCCCAATACACCTACCCAATACACTGAATATACATCTGAGGAGACCCCATCATCCACTGAGCAAGTATTCAGTGAGCCCCAAACAGACGACCTCGCTGAGACAATGGGCCCTACTGGGACAGTGATCCCTGCTGACACAGAGGGCACTGCTGAGAGAGTGGGCCCTGTTGGGACAGAAACCACTGGTCTGATCATTGAGGAGGACACAGAAG AGGCCCTGAGCTCTGGACAGATTGTGGGCATTGTAGTCGGCGCCCTGCTGGCAGTGGCCGTCATCACAGCAGTGGTCATTGTTGTCTTGAAGAGGATGGGCGAATACTC ACCTTGA
- the si:ch211-156j16.1 gene encoding podoplanin isoform X1: MKVQLLLLSALVGLLCAFTSANPITDPTELYSSAVAITEGEATAGVTLVNNPVVTSLPPSEPTTVHVEITTHVFNDHTTVPALTTEARAQVTETEAPNTPTQYTEYTSEETPSSTEQVFSEPQTDDLAETMGPTGTVIPADTEGTAERVGPVGTETTGLIIEEDTEGEESVGERREALSSGQIVGIVVGALLAVAVITAVVIVVLKRMGEYSP, translated from the exons ATGAAAGTTCAGCTGCTGCTCCTGTCGGCCCTTGTTGGCCTTTTGTGCGCCTTCACAAGTGCAA ATCCAATTACAGACCCTACAGAACTTTATTCTTCAGCTGTGGCCATTACAGAAGGAGAAGCCACAGCTGGTGTTACTCTAGTGAATAATCCTGTTGTCACCAGTCTTCCTCCATCTGAACCAACAACGGTCCATGTCGAAATTACAACACACGTTTTCAATGACCATACGACTGTGCCTGCGCTTACAACCGAAGCTCGAGCCCAAGTCACTGAAACAGAAGCTCCCAATACACCTACCCAATACACTGAATATACATCTGAGGAGACCCCATCATCCACTGAGCAAGTATTCAGTGAGCCCCAAACAGACGACCTCGCTGAGACAATGGGCCCTACTGGGACAGTGATCCCTGCTGACACAGAGGGCACTGCTGAGAGAGTGGGCCCTGTTGGGACAGAAACCACTGGTCTGATCATTGAGGAGGACACAGAAGGTGAGGAAAGTGTGGGAGAAAGGAGAG AGGCCCTGAGCTCTGGACAGATTGTGGGCATTGTAGTCGGCGCCCTGCTGGCAGTGGCCGTCATCACAGCAGTGGTCATTGTTGTCTTGAAGAGGATGGGCGAATACTC ACCTTGA